One segment of Synergistetes bacterium HGW-Synergistetes-1 DNA contains the following:
- a CDS encoding pyridine nucleotide-disulfide oxidoreductase gives MELIQKHPILEFHHGKEVTFTFDG, from the coding sequence ATGGAACTGATACAGAAACACCCGATACTTGAGTTCCATCACGGCAAGGAAGTAACGTTCACATTTGACGGCA